The following proteins are co-located in the Streptomyces sp. DT2A-34 genome:
- a CDS encoding xanthine dehydrogenase family protein subunit M, with translation MTTHTPQAAQAVTLPTTLDEAVAALADTPAAVPVAGGTDLMAAVNSGQLRPAALVGLGRISEIRGWQYQDGHALLGAGLTHARMGRPDFAALIPALAAAARAAGPPQIRNAGTLGGNIASASPTGDALPVLAALEATLIIAGPGGARREIPVSHLLAGMEMLRAGELIGYVRVPLLHAPQVFLKATGRTGPGRAMASVAVVLDPARRGVRCAVGAIAPMALRPLEAEQWVAQLIDWDNNRAIVPEALSAFGEYVAAACIPDPVPAEDGSVTQHPPAVLHLRRTVAALARRALGRALS, from the coding sequence TTGACCACGCACACACCGCAGGCGGCGCAGGCCGTCACGCTGCCCACGACGCTGGACGAGGCCGTGGCGGCACTCGCCGACACGCCCGCCGCCGTGCCCGTGGCGGGCGGCACCGACCTCATGGCCGCAGTCAACTCCGGGCAGCTCAGGCCCGCCGCCCTCGTCGGCCTCGGCCGGATCAGCGAGATCCGTGGCTGGCAGTACCAGGACGGCCACGCCCTGCTGGGTGCCGGACTCACGCACGCGCGGATGGGCCGCCCCGACTTCGCCGCCCTGATCCCGGCGCTCGCGGCCGCCGCGCGCGCGGCCGGCCCGCCGCAGATCCGCAACGCGGGCACCCTCGGCGGCAACATCGCCTCGGCGTCCCCGACCGGTGACGCGCTGCCGGTCCTCGCCGCCCTCGAAGCGACCCTGATCATCGCGGGCCCGGGCGGAGCCCGCCGGGAGATCCCGGTGTCGCACCTGCTGGCCGGCATGGAGATGCTGCGCGCCGGCGAACTCATCGGCTACGTGCGCGTGCCGCTGCTGCACGCCCCGCAGGTCTTCCTCAAGGCCACCGGCCGCACCGGACCGGGGCGCGCGATGGCGTCCGTCGCCGTCGTCCTCGACCCCGCCCGGCGCGGGGTCAGGTGCGCCGTGGGCGCCATAGCGCCGATGGCGCTCAGGCCGCTGGAGGCCGAGCAGTGGGTCGCCCAGCTGATCGACTGGGACAACAACCGCGCGATCGTCCCCGAGGCGCTGAGCGCCTTCGGGGAGTACGTCGCCGCGGCCTGCATCCCCGACCCGGTCCCGGCCGAGGACGGCTCCGTGACCCAGCATCCGCCCGCCGTACTGCACCTGCGGCGCACCGTCGCCGCGCTGGCCCGACGAGCACTGGGGAGGGCACTGTCATGA
- a CDS encoding 2Fe-2S iron-sulfur cluster-binding protein, whose amino-acid sequence MTDDQHGEGTPQGGSRWDPLPQGDYDDGATAFVKLPEGGIDALLASSDSPLAAPGHGYVPPQITVAPGPAEGTDPAAPGAWPVAGAPVEGAQWPDPNAAPQDAGTGQFTYNPGATQQWNFSETATGQEAAPAPGQDVTGQWSIPVAGGDLPDESGEFTTSSLVEQWGGTPPATLPGGAPAPWATQATGQPWGQQAEAAAATDEALGAAPATGELTGAGHAPGHPGQPGTHAGDQHAVHTTDHPGEQPGPDPHARVEPGSGAHAPGEPTASEPSAETASEASQGAPEPDEAATDAQGAPEAAEGPAEASAEPAATQGGDTDPQAAEDPAQAAASDDVPAPHGEEHPLASYVLRVNGADRPVSDAWIGESLLYVLRERLGLAGAKDGCSQGECGACNVQVDGRLVASCLVPAVTAAGSEVRTVEGLAVDGQPSDVQRALARCGAVQCGFCVPGMAMTVHDLLEGNPAPTELEARQALCGNLCRCSGYRGVLEAVKEVVAEREAHTAADDGEQDGDEPRIPHQAGPGAGGVNPSAFEAPGAMNPGPARPHDQAYGQDGGQA is encoded by the coding sequence ATGACCGACGACCAGCACGGAGAGGGCACGCCCCAGGGCGGGAGCCGCTGGGACCCGTTGCCCCAGGGTGACTACGACGACGGTGCCACCGCCTTCGTCAAACTCCCCGAAGGGGGCATCGACGCCCTCCTGGCCTCCTCCGACAGTCCGCTCGCGGCGCCCGGCCACGGGTACGTGCCGCCGCAGATAACGGTCGCGCCGGGCCCGGCCGAGGGCACCGACCCCGCGGCCCCCGGTGCCTGGCCGGTCGCGGGAGCGCCCGTCGAGGGCGCCCAGTGGCCCGATCCGAACGCCGCCCCGCAGGACGCGGGCACCGGCCAGTTCACGTACAACCCCGGGGCCACCCAGCAGTGGAACTTCTCGGAGACCGCGACAGGCCAGGAGGCGGCTCCCGCACCTGGTCAGGACGTCACCGGGCAGTGGTCGATCCCCGTCGCCGGCGGTGATCTCCCGGACGAGTCGGGCGAGTTCACCACGTCGTCGCTCGTCGAGCAGTGGGGCGGAACGCCTCCGGCCACACTGCCTGGCGGCGCGCCCGCACCCTGGGCGACCCAGGCGACCGGGCAGCCGTGGGGGCAGCAGGCCGAGGCCGCGGCGGCGACCGACGAGGCGCTCGGAGCCGCTCCGGCGACGGGAGAGCTGACGGGAGCCGGGCACGCGCCCGGGCACCCGGGACAGCCCGGGACGCACGCCGGCGACCAGCACGCCGTACACACCACCGACCACCCCGGCGAGCAGCCCGGCCCGGACCCGCACGCGCGCGTGGAGCCCGGTTCCGGCGCGCACGCTCCCGGGGAGCCGACCGCGTCCGAGCCGTCGGCCGAGACCGCCTCGGAAGCCTCCCAGGGCGCTCCTGAGCCCGACGAGGCCGCCACGGACGCCCAAGGCGCCCCAGAGGCCGCCGAGGGCCCCGCAGAGGCCTCCGCCGAGCCCGCCGCGACCCAGGGCGGAGACACCGACCCGCAGGCCGCCGAGGACCCAGCGCAGGCAGCCGCCTCCGACGACGTACCGGCACCCCACGGCGAGGAACACCCCCTCGCCTCCTACGTCCTGCGCGTCAACGGCGCCGACCGGCCCGTCTCCGACGCCTGGATCGGCGAATCGCTGCTCTACGTGCTGCGCGAGCGGCTCGGGCTCGCGGGCGCCAAGGACGGCTGCTCGCAGGGCGAGTGCGGGGCGTGCAACGTGCAGGTCGACGGGCGGCTCGTCGCGTCCTGCCTGGTGCCCGCCGTGACCGCCGCCGGCAGCGAGGTCCGTACGGTCGAGGGCCTGGCCGTCGACGGTCAGCCCTCGGACGTGCAGCGGGCGCTCGCGCGATGCGGCGCCGTGCAGTGCGGCTTCTGCGTGCCGGGCATGGCGATGACCGTGCACGACCTGCTGGAGGGCAACCCGGCGCCGACCGAGCTGGAGGCCCGCCAGGCGCTGTGCGGCAACCTGTGCCGCTGCTCCGGCTACCGGGGCGTCCTGGAGGCCGTCAAGGAGGTCGTCGCCGAGCGCGAGGCGCACACGGCGGCCGACGACGGCGAACAGGACGGCGACGAGCCGCGTATCCCTCACCAGGCGGGCCCGGGGGCCGGCGGGGTCAACCCGTCGGCGTTCGAGGCACCCGGAGCGATGAACCCGGGGCCTGCGCGGCCGCATGACCAGGCGTACGGACAGGACGGAGGCCAGGCGTGA
- a CDS encoding xanthine dehydrogenase family protein molybdopterin-binding subunit: MSNEAATATTAAEAAPAPELIPHGIGASLPAADARAKTEGTFPYAADLWAEGLLWAAVLRSPHPHARITSIDTSHAREMPGVRAVVTHEDVPGSPLLGRGTADRPVFASEVVRHHGEPIAAVAADHPDTARLAAAAVIVEYEVLDPITDPEQAFEAEPLHPAGNLIRHIPLRHGDADAVGDIVVEGLYRIGRQDPAPIGAEAGLAVPRPDGGVELYLASTDPHTDRDRAAACYGLEPERVKVVVTGVPGATADREDQGFQLPLGLLALKTGCPVKLTATREESFLGHTHRHPTLLRYRHHADVEGRLVKVEAQILLDAGAYADTSSEALAAAVAFACGPYVVPNAFIEGWAVRTNNPPSGHVRGEGAMQVCAAYEAQMDKLAKKLGLDPAELRLRNVMATGDVLPTGQTVTCPAPVAELLQAVRDYPLPALPKDTPEDEWLLPGGPEGAGEPGAVRRGVGYGLGMVHMLGAEGADEVSTATVKVHDGVATVLCAAVETGQGFTTLARQIVQETLGIDEVHVAPVDTDQPPAGAGCRGRHTWVSGGAVERAAKMVRTQLLQPLAHKFGMSTELLQITDGKITSYDGVLSTTVTEALDGKELWATAQCRPHPTEPLNESGQGDAFVGMSFCAIRAVVDVDIELGSVRVVELALAQDVGHVLNPAQLEARIEAGVTQGVGIALTENLRSARGVIRHPDLTGYALPTALDAPDIRIVKLVEERDVVAPFGAKAVSAVPVVTSPAAIASAVRAATGRPVNRLPIRPQAAVVTGQ, from the coding sequence GTGAGCAACGAAGCCGCCACCGCGACCACAGCCGCGGAGGCAGCACCCGCCCCCGAGCTGATCCCGCACGGCATCGGCGCCTCCCTGCCGGCCGCCGACGCCCGCGCCAAGACCGAGGGCACCTTCCCGTATGCGGCCGACCTGTGGGCCGAGGGCCTGCTCTGGGCGGCCGTCCTGCGCTCGCCGCACCCGCACGCGCGCATCACGTCCATCGACACCTCCCACGCGCGCGAGATGCCCGGCGTACGGGCCGTCGTCACCCACGAGGACGTCCCCGGCAGCCCGCTGCTCGGCCGTGGCACGGCGGACCGCCCGGTCTTCGCCTCCGAGGTCGTACGCCATCACGGCGAGCCCATCGCCGCCGTCGCCGCCGACCACCCGGACACCGCGCGCCTGGCCGCCGCGGCCGTGATCGTCGAGTACGAGGTACTCGACCCGATCACCGACCCCGAGCAGGCCTTCGAGGCCGAGCCGCTGCACCCCGCCGGCAACCTGATCCGCCACATCCCGCTGCGTCACGGCGACGCCGACGCGGTCGGCGACATCGTCGTGGAGGGCCTGTACCGCATCGGCCGCCAGGACCCGGCCCCCATCGGAGCCGAGGCGGGCCTCGCGGTTCCGCGCCCCGACGGCGGCGTCGAGCTCTACCTGGCCTCCACCGACCCGCACACCGACCGCGACCGGGCCGCCGCCTGCTACGGCCTGGAGCCCGAGCGCGTGAAGGTCGTCGTCACCGGCGTCCCCGGCGCCACCGCCGACCGTGAGGACCAGGGTTTCCAACTCCCGCTCGGCCTGCTGGCGCTGAAGACGGGCTGCCCGGTCAAGCTCACGGCCACGCGCGAGGAGTCCTTCCTCGGCCACACCCACCGGCACCCCACCCTCCTGCGCTACCGCCACCACGCGGACGTCGAGGGCAGACTCGTGAAGGTCGAGGCGCAGATCCTGCTGGACGCGGGCGCGTACGCCGACACCTCCTCCGAGGCCCTCGCCGCCGCGGTCGCCTTCGCCTGCGGCCCGTACGTCGTCCCGAACGCCTTCATCGAGGGCTGGGCCGTACGCACCAACAACCCGCCCTCCGGCCATGTGCGCGGCGAGGGCGCCATGCAGGTGTGCGCCGCCTACGAGGCGCAGATGGACAAGCTGGCCAAGAAGCTCGGCCTGGACCCGGCCGAGCTGCGCCTGCGCAACGTGATGGCGACGGGCGACGTACTCCCCACGGGCCAGACGGTGACCTGCCCGGCCCCGGTCGCGGAACTGCTCCAGGCCGTACGGGACTACCCGCTCCCCGCCCTCCCCAAGGACACGCCCGAGGACGAGTGGCTGCTGCCCGGCGGCCCCGAGGGCGCGGGCGAGCCGGGCGCGGTGCGCCGCGGCGTCGGCTACGGCCTGGGCATGGTGCACATGCTCGGCGCCGAGGGCGCCGACGAGGTCTCCACGGCGACCGTGAAGGTCCACGACGGCGTCGCGACCGTGCTGTGCGCGGCGGTCGAGACCGGCCAGGGTTTCACCACACTGGCCCGGCAGATCGTCCAGGAGACGCTCGGCATCGACGAGGTGCATGTGGCGCCCGTGGACACCGACCAGCCCCCGGCGGGTGCGGGCTGCCGCGGCCGCCACACCTGGGTGTCGGGCGGCGCGGTGGAGCGGGCGGCGAAGATGGTCCGTACGCAGCTGCTCCAGCCCCTGGCGCACAAGTTCGGCATGTCCACCGAGCTGCTCCAGATCACCGACGGCAAGATCACCTCGTACGACGGCGTCCTGTCGACCACCGTCACCGAGGCGCTGGACGGCAAGGAACTGTGGGCGACCGCTCAGTGCCGCCCGCACCCGACCGAGCCGCTGAACGAGTCCGGCCAGGGCGACGCCTTCGTGGGCATGTCCTTCTGCGCGATCCGCGCGGTGGTGGACGTCGACATCGAACTCGGCTCGGTACGGGTCGTAGAGCTGGCGCTCGCCCAGGACGTCGGCCATGTGCTGAACCCGGCCCAGCTGGAGGCGCGGATCGAGGCGGGGGTGACGCAGGGCGTGGGCATCGCGCTCACGGAGAACCTGCGCTCGGCACGCGGCGTGATCCGCCACCCGGACCTGACGGGCTATGCGCTGCCGACGGCCCTGGACGCCCCGGACATCCGGATCGTGAAGCTCGTCGAGGAACGCGACGTGGTCGCGCCCTTCGGCGCCAAAGCGGTGAGCGCGGTGCCGGTGGTGACGTCGCCGGCGGCCATCGCCTCGGCCGTACGGGCCGCGACGGGCCGCCCGGTGAACCGCCTGCCGATCCGGCCGCAGGCGGCGGTGGTGACGGGGCAGTGA
- a CDS encoding SUKH-4 family immunity protein: MITTYASTAYAGTTCVSDTAIILTDAELAPYVTHASTRRWLTGPGLPCESGVLSFAELCREGREGLRTVADSTGGPDGRLAAELRDQLVIGGLLGPGGLETESVLLDGATGEISTTYFLHDRPDLMDRRPLAPSLRTLVRFAEATDELAGLRGQFASYVGRYGPKAVAQASQHLLAVFEDGADGEPAPYWKMAALIRPLALVAGRAGESGLALDLPPRLLDQEFGQGKVVRVEEVDFPVTLTHEPTRRFLREVGLPEDGFLFSLETDVPLQTLAEYYADEEPVAELPARADHLIRLGHLVEDDSLVVDGETGAVLNWSEPEARLFPLNTDVSTLAFTLWLLHREQAIDEQSGHELTTDTYDQLAMTMLQVLSTVDPTGTRAAGGDGRHYWTEVFQDEASGVLESVGGMR; this comes from the coding sequence ATGATTACGACTTACGCCAGTACGGCCTACGCCGGTACGACCTGCGTCAGCGACACGGCGATCATCCTGACCGACGCCGAGCTGGCTCCGTATGTCACGCACGCGTCGACGCGGCGCTGGCTCACGGGACCCGGACTGCCGTGCGAAAGCGGCGTGTTGAGCTTCGCCGAGCTGTGCCGTGAGGGTCGGGAGGGCCTGCGGACGGTGGCGGACTCGACGGGCGGTCCGGACGGCCGGCTGGCGGCGGAGCTGCGGGACCAGCTGGTGATAGGCGGGCTGCTGGGCCCCGGCGGTCTGGAGACGGAGTCGGTCCTGCTGGACGGCGCGACGGGCGAGATCTCGACGACGTACTTCCTGCACGACCGCCCCGACCTGATGGACCGCCGCCCGCTGGCACCGTCCCTGCGGACGCTGGTCCGATTCGCGGAGGCGACGGACGAACTGGCCGGCCTGCGCGGCCAGTTCGCCTCCTACGTCGGCCGTTACGGCCCCAAGGCGGTGGCGCAGGCCTCGCAACACCTGCTGGCGGTGTTCGAGGACGGCGCGGACGGCGAGCCGGCGCCGTACTGGAAGATGGCGGCCCTGATCCGTCCCCTGGCGCTCGTCGCGGGCCGGGCCGGAGAGTCGGGGCTGGCCCTGGACCTGCCGCCGCGCCTGCTGGACCAGGAGTTCGGCCAGGGCAAGGTGGTGCGCGTCGAGGAGGTCGACTTCCCCGTCACGCTCACGCACGAGCCGACCCGCCGCTTCCTGCGCGAGGTGGGCCTGCCGGAGGACGGCTTCCTGTTCTCGCTGGAAACGGACGTGCCGCTGCAGACGCTGGCCGAGTACTACGCCGACGAGGAGCCGGTCGCCGAACTGCCCGCGCGGGCCGATCACTTGATACGCCTCGGCCATCTCGTCGAGGACGACAGCCTGGTCGTCGACGGCGAGACGGGCGCGGTCCTGAACTGGAGCGAGCCCGAGGCGAGGCTGTTCCCCCTGAACACGGACGTCTCGACCCTCGCCTTCACTCTCTGGCTGCTCCACCGCGAGCAGGCGATCGACGAGCAGTCGGGCCATGAGCTGACGACCGACACCTACGACCAACTGGCCATGACGATGCTCCAGGTCCTGTCGACGGTCGACCCGACCGGCACCAGGGCCGCCGGCGGGGATGGGCGGCATTACTGGACGGAGGTGTTCCAGGACGAGGCGAGTGGGGTGCTGGAGTCGGTGGGTGGGATGAGGTGA
- a CDS encoding GNAT family N-acetyltransferase produces the protein MENVIVRPAGPGELAAVAGLRWQWILENDGAAPAAVDRDAFVRHFVTWAEENASSHRCMVLVDGDVSGGLGIIGMAWLAVVHRVPTPHALHRASGDLQCVYVVPEARDAGLGGRLIAETLARARDLGLERVTVHSSPRAIPAYARQGFENPPRLLQAHVTRAVPYH, from the coding sequence ATGGAGAACGTCATCGTCCGCCCGGCCGGGCCGGGGGAGCTGGCAGCCGTCGCGGGACTGCGGTGGCAGTGGATCCTCGAGAACGACGGTGCGGCGCCGGCAGCCGTCGACCGCGACGCCTTCGTCCGTCACTTCGTCACCTGGGCCGAGGAGAACGCCTCCTCGCACCGCTGCATGGTCCTCGTCGACGGGGACGTCAGCGGTGGCCTCGGGATCATCGGCATGGCGTGGCTGGCGGTGGTCCACCGCGTACCGACGCCGCACGCGCTGCACCGGGCGTCCGGTGATCTTCAGTGCGTGTACGTGGTCCCGGAGGCGCGCGACGCGGGGCTGGGTGGCCGACTGATTGCCGAGACCCTGGCCAGGGCGAGGGACCTCGGTCTGGAGCGGGTCACTGTCCACTCCTCACCTCGCGCGATCCCCGCGTACGCCCGCCAGGGTTTCGAGAACCCGCCGCGCCTCCTCCAGGCCCACGTCACACGGGCTGTGCCGTATCACTGA
- a CDS encoding LPXTG cell wall anchor domain-containing protein: MRQRLRPSQIRHSAAFVAAAAIAAAVPAVVAPAAHAEEAEPSLVISSLPSTSPKPGEVYDESVVITNKGTAAVDGLTFRIRLTRGLDFPESVEGCAYSTIEDQVRQALCELDTVIEPGASVETPVRFKALPKALMEAVEYGTGPTGEAPGEGFGDSYRRLALTADSSADLVAVGEWTEALAGDKQSVTVRLRNDGPGWIQNNESDDQPALMVQIPPGASAVEVPKECAPFGIDGPSGPGGTPGKSKYVCSPADHTIEVGESLAYTFMLKIGADVKGTIKGEVKATSVYDIHPAFDKNTANDKDWLRIDIPTDNEDGPATSGGSSTGGSTDGGSTTGGDGNDPDGQSTGGTGGTGSTGATSAGTSTGTSTGGSTSGSVDGNLASTGSDGTPLIAGAAATAAALGGALVLTVRRRRTAARSSSS; the protein is encoded by the coding sequence GTGCGCCAGCGCCTCCGCCCCTCGCAGATCCGCCACTCGGCGGCCTTCGTGGCCGCTGCCGCGATCGCCGCGGCCGTTCCCGCGGTCGTCGCTCCCGCGGCGCATGCCGAGGAGGCCGAGCCCTCCCTGGTGATCTCGAGTCTGCCGAGTACGTCTCCCAAGCCCGGTGAGGTGTACGACGAGTCCGTCGTCATCACCAACAAGGGCACCGCGGCCGTGGACGGCCTCACCTTCCGGATCCGGCTGACCCGGGGGCTCGACTTTCCCGAGTCCGTCGAGGGCTGCGCCTACTCGACCATCGAGGACCAGGTCCGACAGGCGCTCTGCGAGCTCGACACGGTCATCGAACCCGGTGCCTCCGTCGAAACCCCCGTGCGGTTCAAGGCGCTGCCCAAGGCACTGATGGAGGCCGTCGAGTACGGCACCGGGCCCACCGGCGAAGCCCCCGGCGAGGGGTTCGGCGACAGCTACCGGCGTCTGGCGCTGACCGCGGACAGCTCGGCCGATCTCGTCGCGGTCGGCGAGTGGACCGAGGCGCTCGCCGGCGACAAGCAGTCGGTCACGGTACGGCTCCGCAACGACGGCCCCGGCTGGATCCAGAACAACGAGAGCGACGACCAGCCGGCGCTCATGGTGCAGATCCCGCCGGGCGCCTCCGCTGTGGAGGTCCCCAAGGAATGCGCGCCGTTCGGCATCGACGGCCCGTCCGGCCCCGGGGGAACGCCCGGCAAGTCCAAGTACGTCTGCTCCCCCGCCGACCACACCATCGAGGTCGGCGAGTCGCTCGCGTACACCTTCATGCTGAAGATCGGCGCCGATGTGAAGGGCACCATCAAGGGCGAGGTGAAGGCGACCTCCGTCTACGACATCCACCCGGCGTTCGACAAGAACACCGCCAACGACAAGGACTGGCTCCGCATCGACATCCCGACCGACAACGAGGACGGCCCCGCCACCTCCGGCGGCTCCTCCACCGGCGGCTCGACGGACGGCGGCTCCACCACGGGCGGCGACGGCAACGACCCCGACGGCCAGTCCACCGGCGGCACGGGCGGCACCGGCAGCACGGGCGCCACGTCGGCCGGCACCTCCACGGGCACCTCGACCGGCGGTTCCACCAGCGGATCCGTCGACGGCAACCTGGCGAGCACCGGCTCCGACGGCACCCCGCTCATCGCCGGTGCCGCGGCCACCGCAGCAGCCCTCGGCGGCGCCCTGGTCCTGACCGTCCGCCGCCGCCGCACCGCCGCCAGGTCCTCGTCCTCCTGA
- a CDS encoding MFS transporter gives MAALDPRDAGVAKTPDVSLVSGPEDTVLSRTYRALSVGIVSVVLLIAFEATAVGTAMPVAARELDGVSLYAFAFSGYFTTSLFGMVLAGQWSDRRGPLGPLTAGIASFGVGLLLAGTAGAMWLFILGRAVQGLGGGLVIVALYVVVGRAYPERLRPAIMAAFSASWVVPSIVGPLASGAVTEHLGWRWVFLGIPVLAVFPLALALPQIRRRAAGPVDGSAGSASFDRRRIRLALGISLGAGLLQYAAQDLRWLSLVPGVAGAALLVPAVLGLLPRGTYRAARGLPSVVLLRGVAAGSFIAAESFVPLMLVTQRGLSPTLAGFSLAAGGGTWALGSWVQSRARVEPYQERLMTLGMVLVAASIAAAPSVLIDSVPAWTVAVAWSFGCFGMGLVISSTSVLLLRLSAPEEAGTNSAALQISDGLSNVVLLAAGGAAFAALGGGAVGHAATGVAGGGAHTAAFAAVFLPMAGVALVGAWVTTRVRER, from the coding sequence ATGGCTGCCCTCGATCCGCGCGACGCCGGTGTCGCGAAGACACCCGATGTTTCTTTGGTTTCCGGGCCTGAGGACACCGTGCTGAGTCGGACCTATCGGGCGCTCAGTGTCGGGATCGTCTCCGTCGTGCTGCTCATCGCCTTCGAGGCCACCGCTGTCGGGACGGCCATGCCGGTGGCCGCGCGGGAGCTGGACGGGGTGTCGTTGTACGCCTTCGCGTTCTCGGGGTACTTCACCACCAGCCTGTTCGGGATGGTGCTGGCGGGGCAGTGGTCGGACCGGCGGGGGCCGTTGGGGCCGCTGACCGCCGGGATCGCGTCCTTCGGGGTGGGGCTGCTGCTGGCCGGGACCGCCGGGGCCATGTGGCTGTTCATTCTCGGGCGGGCCGTGCAGGGGCTCGGGGGCGGGCTGGTGATCGTCGCGTTGTACGTCGTCGTCGGGCGGGCCTACCCCGAGCGGTTGCGGCCGGCGATCATGGCGGCGTTCTCGGCGAGCTGGGTCGTGCCGTCGATCGTGGGGCCGCTGGCTTCCGGCGCGGTGACCGAGCATCTCGGGTGGCGCTGGGTGTTTCTCGGGATTCCGGTGCTTGCCGTCTTTCCGCTCGCGCTCGCGCTGCCGCAGATACGGCGGCGGGCGGCGGGGCCGGTCGACGGCTCGGCGGGCAGCGCCTCCTTCGACCGGCGGCGTATCCGGCTCGCCCTCGGTATCTCCCTCGGCGCGGGGCTGTTGCAGTACGCCGCCCAGGACCTGCGGTGGCTCTCCCTCGTGCCCGGCGTCGCCGGTGCCGCGCTGCTCGTGCCGGCCGTGCTCGGGCTGCTTCCGCGCGGCACGTACCGGGCGGCGCGCGGGCTGCCGTCCGTGGTGCTGTTGCGTGGGGTCGCCGCGGGGTCGTTCATCGCCGCCGAGTCCTTTGTGCCGTTGATGCTGGTCACCCAGCGGGGGTTGTCGCCGACGCTCGCCGGGTTCTCGCTCGCGGCGGGTGGGGGGACGTGGGCGCTGGGGTCGTGGGTGCAGTCGCGGGCGCGGGTGGAGCCGTATCAGGAACGGCTGATGACGTTGGGGATGGTGCTGGTGGCGGCCTCCATCGCCGCCGCGCCGAGTGTGCTGATCGACTCCGTGCCGGCCTGGACCGTCGCCGTGGCGTGGAGTTTCGGGTGCTTCGGGATGGGGCTGGTCATCTCGTCCACCAGTGTGCTGCTGCTCCGTCTCTCCGCTCCCGAGGAGGCCGGTACCAACTCCGCCGCGCTGCAGATCTCCGACGGGCTGTCCAATGTCGTGCTGCTGGCTGCCGGGGGTGCTGCCTTCGCGGCCCTGGGGGGTGGTGCGGTGGGGCATGCGGCGACGGGGGTGGCCGGTGGTGGGGCGCATACGGCGGCGTTCGCGGCGGTGTTTCTGCCTATGGCGGGGGTGGCGTTGGTGGGGGCTTGGGTGACGACTCGGGTGCGGGAGCGGTGA